In one window of Arachis ipaensis cultivar K30076 chromosome B06, Araip1.1, whole genome shotgun sequence DNA:
- the LOC107646061 gene encoding probable WRKY transcription factor 23, whose amino-acid sequence MEKKEIMMSVKMEDASSLFSSCYSNSNNIPLWSVFDLCQETEEKGSLGFMDLLGVHQDYYNGGGGGGAPLLADNNSPSQVAGKDSXSETQQQPTPTTPKSASPLSSSVSTTTTVDQAAPSSQHADKLLKAKKTNGKKREREARYAFMTKSEVDHLEDGYRWRKYGQKAVKNSPFPRSYYRCTSGSCNVKKRVERSFTDPTIVVTTYEGQHTHPSPLLMPRSSSSSSMPQTYFSHQHYLHPHHQQLLFNTFPSLDFPPPPPPSSSSQDTTNNNALFPLSDHGLLQDVLPSHMFKQE is encoded by the exons ATGGAGAAGAAGGAGATAATGATGAGTGTGAAGATGGAAGATGCATCATCGCTATTCAGTTCTTGTTACAGCAACAGCAATAACATTCCATTATGGAGCGTGTTTGATTTGTGTCAAGAAACAGAGGAGAAGGGttctttagggtttatggatcTACTTGGTGTGCATCAAGACTACTACaacggtggtggtggtggtggtgctccTCTGCTTGCTGATAATAATTCTCCATCTCAGGTAGCAGGGAAGGATTCAANN TCAGAGACTCAACAGCAACCTACTCCTACTACTCCAAAGTCAGCTTCACCTCTTTCATCATCTGTGTCCACCACTACTACTGTGGACCAAGCTGCACCGTCATCTCAACACGCCGACAAACT GTTGAAGGCGAAGAAGACAAATGGGAAGAAAAGAGAGAGGGAAGCTCGATACGCGTTCATGACAAAAAGCGAGGTGGATCATCTCGAAGACGGTTACAGATGGAGAAAGTACGGCCAAAAAGCTGTCAAAAACAGCCCCTTTCCAAG gaGCTATTATCGTTGCACCAGTGGATCATGTAATGTGAAGAAGCGTGTGGAAAGGTCTTTCACTGATCCAACAATTGTGGTCACAACATATGAAGGTCAACACACACATCCAAGTCCACTTCTAATGCCTcgctcttcatcatcatcatcaatgccTCAAACCTACTTCTCCCACCAACACTATCTACACCCACATCATCAACAACTCTTATTTAATACATTCCCTTCTCTTgattttcctcctcctcctcctccttcttcttcatctcaGGACACCACCAATAACAATGCATTATTTCCTCTAAGCGACCATGGCCTTCTTCAAGATGTTCTTCCTTCACATATGTTCAAGCAGGAGTAG
- the LOC107646596 gene encoding protein CHROMATIN REMODELING 8-like — translation MEEEQDRILLNSLGVKSANPEDIERHVLEKATAVPEAEGSVKEEDSSVSGNVDPSSATKAELNQKLRAVRFEIDAVASTIQQLRSDENDGECGGVGEDSQEKGVAEGGSSNDSNLQCVLAADRLQSLKKTKAQLEEKLSEFPKIYIITN, via the exons ATGGAGGAAGAGCAGGATCGAATTCTGCTCAACAGTTTGGGCGTTAAGTCGGCGAATCCCGAAGACATTGAACGCCACGTCTTAGAAAAG GCGACTGCTGTTCCCGAAGCTGAAGGGAGTGTGAAGGAAGAAGATTCTAGTGTATCTGGAAATGTTGATCCATCATCTGCTACTAAAGCAGAGCTTAATCAGAAACTGAGGGCAGTGAGATTTGAAATAGATGCAGTAGCGTCTACCATTCAGCAATTGAGAAGTGATGAGAATGATGGAGAATGTGGTGGTGTTGGCGAGGACAGCCAGGAGAAAGGAGTTGCTGAAGGTGGTTCCTCCAATGATTCAAACCTTCAGTGTGTTCTTGCTGCTGATAGGCTACAGAGCCTGAAGAAAACAAAGGCTCAACTAGAGGAAAAGCTTTCGGAGTTcccaaaaatttatataattacaaattaa